GTATCATGCAGATAGCTATCATGAATTGAGTATCTGCTATGAAATCCATGAGAAATTCTCCTGTGCTCTGGTTTGTTGTTAAAGACTTAAAAGTGtgtataaaatgaataaaatcttCAGGTTATAGATTGTTGTGTTTTTGGATCCAATGATTTCTTGATTGCACTATTGGCTTGAATGATATGAGTtcttctctctcgctctctctctatTTAAACACCAAGAACATGACTTTCCACTAGTTGTTTTCCTGGCACTAGTTTTGTGTTTCAATGTATACGTTGACTAGAGACTAGACAAATTTCCAAAATCCAGGCATGAGAGGATGGCTGTTTCATGTATTTGTGATTTACATGGTTTGGTATGTAGGAGATACTGTGGATGTAGATGAATGATAGAGGGAAAAAGATTGGCAGTATAACTTTTGGGATATAGCATTgacaaaatagttttatatgctTGTTATTCTTTAAAACGTTAAGAGTGAGGTGGTCTCTTTAGGTATTCACACCAGCGTTTGACAGGGTTTTGTCTTAATAGATGTATGAGATACCGAATCCTAACAGCATCAGGTTTCATAATTCTGagttttgtttcctttcttcTCTCTAATTTCTCCATCAAATAGAGGATCAAGTTTTGTCTCAAACAACTTTTGCTATAGCCTTAATTCAGGAGAGACAGGATTGGTCATAATTTCTCATGCAGTGTCCTGTGAAGCTTTTCTACTTCTATTGATCATAAGCTCAGTCCTAGATCTGAAACAAAATAGTGATTTTATGATCTTTCTTTCATGTTTTCAGGAGACGAATGTGTGATAAAGATAGGATTTGAGAATTAGCTAGGCAAAACGgattaaactgaaattattacTTCATATGTTCATAATGAAATTGGGGTTGTATTGCAGTTAAGAACAAAGGATGCAAAGTGGATTCAACTGGGAGGGGTGAGTCTCACCCATCAGCCATGCGAACGGCCAATGTGCAGAGTGGATCTCTGAACAATCTGGGAATAAGGTCAAGAAAAGAGGACAATGAGGGCTCCGGCATCCATAGAAGTGATTTGGAGTCCCTGTTGAACAGCCCAATTGGAAGCAGTTTGGATCACAATGATTCAAGGAAGAGTCTAGGTCacagcagcagcaacagcagCACGAGCAGTCGATGTTACTCTGGAAGCACCAGCGAGGTAGAAGAGGATGATGGATGCCTGGACGACTGGGAGGCTGTTGCAGATGCTTTGAATGTGAATGATAATCAGCATGAACCAATTCCAGATTCTATCGACAACCCTGGAACTAGGATTCAATCTGAAAATACTGGAGTATTTAGCAGTAATCATGAAACGAAATTGTTGAAAGAAGAGGGCAGGAAAGCTGTATCTGAAACAGGTGGGAATTGTCGAGCATGGAGACCTGATGA
The genomic region above belongs to Carya illinoinensis cultivar Pawnee chromosome 4, C.illinoinensisPawnee_v1, whole genome shotgun sequence and contains:
- the LOC122308152 gene encoding uncharacterized protein LOC122308152 translates to MGSESISASPAPVVLPKELSKKKRTNKKLKQSKLDVRREQWLSQVKNKGCKVDSTGRGESHPSAMRTANVQSGSLNNLGIRSRKEDNEGSGIHRSDLESLLNSPIGSSLDHNDSRKSLGHSSSNSSTSSRCYSGSTSEVEEDDGCLDDWEAVADALNVNDNQHEPIPDSIDNPGTRIQSENTGVFSSNHETKLLKEEGRKAVSETGGNCRAWRPDDAFRPQGLPTLSKQHTFPMNSEWHRGSGAIALAWQSIKPEPSSCPICYEDLDITDSSFLPCSCGFRLCLFCHKRILEADGRCPGCRKQYDHINADMCFSEGVPPFQVPRSRSLSTRP